GTCACCGTGCCGCCGGTCTGCGGCGTGATCTGGATGACGTTGCCCTGTACGTAGGCGTTGTCGGTGTTCTCGTAGTGGCTGGCTACCAGCCAGTCGTACAGGCCCCAGGCGGCGCCTGCGAGCACGACCACGCCTGCGAGCGTGAGCAGGGCCTGGCGGCGGGCGGGCTTGGCGGCGGGAGATTGCGGTGCGTTCATGGTGGATGCGGGACTTGTGTTGGGGGGAGTGGATTCAGCTCGCGGCGTAGCCGCCGCCGAGGGCGCGCATCACGCCGGCCTGGGCGTCCAGGCGGCGCGCGGCCAGGTCGACGGCCAGGCGGCGCTGGGCCAGCACCTGCGTCTCGGCCGAGAGCACCTGCAGGTAGTTGCCCAGGCCAGCCTCGTAGCGCTTGCGCGCGATGGCGTAGGCGGCCTCGGCCGCCTCGCCGGCCTGCCGCTGCTCGGCGATCTGGCGCTCGACCGACGCGCTCGATGCGAGCTGGTCGGCCGCGTCGCGCACGGCGTCCAGCAGCGCGGCGTTGTAGCTCTCCACCGCCGCGTCCAGGTCGGCCGACTTGCCTGCCAGGTTGGCGCGCAGGCGGCCCGCGTCGAAGACAGGCAGGCGCAGCGCCGGGCCCACGCCCCATTCGCGGCTGCCCGCCTCCACGAAGTTGCCCAGGCCCATGCTGGCCAGGCCCACGAAGGCCGTCAGGCTCACGTTGGGGTAGAACTGCGCGCGCGCCACGGCCACGTCCTGCGCGCTGGCCTCCACGCGCCAGCGCGCGGCGGCCACGTCGGGGCGGCGGCCCAGCAGGTCGGCGGGCAGCACGGCGGGGATTGCTGCGGATTGCATAGCTGCCAGCGCAGGTGGGGTAAGCGCTAGAGCCGCTTTTGGCTCTCCAGCCAGCGCACCCAGCGCGTTGCGCGTGAGGGCGGCCTGTTCGCGCAGGGCCTCGATCTGCTGGCGCGCCTCGGGCAGCGCGCCCTCGCTCTGGCGCAGCTCCAGCCGCGTGTCCAGGCCGGCGCTCACGCGCTGCTGCACCAGGCGCAGCACCTCGCCGCGCTGGGCCAGGGTGCGCTCGGCCACCTGCAGCTGCTCCTGCAGCCGCGCGAGCTGCAGGTAGGCGTGCACCACGTTGGCCGCGAGCAGCAGGCGCGCGGCATCGGCGTCGGCGCGCGCGGCGCGGGCCGTGCCCAGGGCCGATTCGAGCGCGGCGCGGTTCTTGCCGAAGAAGTCGATCTCCCAGCTGCCCGACAGGCGCGCCGTGTCGATGTCGAGGATGCTGCCGGCCTGGCCCGGCGGGTAGGGGCCGTTCTCGCTGTAGCGCTGGCGCGTGAGGTCGGCGCTCGCGTTCACCTGCGGGCCGAGCGCGGCGCGCGCGGACCGCGTGAACGCCTCGGCGCGCGCGATGCGCGCGGCCGCCTGGCGCAGGCCGGGGTTGCCGTCCAGCGCCTGCTGCACCAGCGCGTCGAGCTGCGCGTCGCCGAAGGCGCGCCACCAGTCGGGCGCCACGGCGGCGGCTGGCGCGCCGGGATCGACGAGCGTGGCAGCGTCGCGCAGCCGCGCCTGCGGGGCGATGCCCGACATGTCGGCGCAGCCCGTGAGCGCCAGCAGCGCCGCGGCCAGCGCGGCGGCATGGAGCAGGGCGGGAGGGGTGGAGAGCTGGTTCTTCATGTTGTGGTTCTCTCGGGGGACGGGATGGGTCAGGAGCCCGGCATGGCGCGGGTGTTGGCGTAGATGCGGGCCAGGAAGTCGCGCAGCTGCGCCTCCTCGGCCTCGCTGAAGCCGGCCAGCAGCTCGTCCTGCACGCCGGTCAGGATGGCCGGCAGCCGCTCGGCCACGGCGCGGCCCTCGGGCGTGAGGGCGATGTTCACCACGCGCCGGTCTTCCAGCGAGCGCTCGCGCTGGCACAGGCCCTTGGCCTCCAGGCGGTCGAGCAAACGCGTGAGGCCGCCCGCGTCCAGGTGGCACATGCGCGCCAGCGCCGCGGCCGTGCCAGGCGGGTCGAGCAGCAGGCGCAGCAGGGGCTTCCACTGCGCGTCGGTCAGGCCCAGGGGCTCCATGCGGCGCTCCACCTCGGCGCCCAGCAGCGTGGTGATGCGGCGCAGCTGGAAGCCGATGCTGCGCTCCACCTCGAACGGCACGGGCAGCGACGGGTCCGACAGCGGGCACGTGCCGTCGCCGGCCGGGTCGTCTTCTTCACGCGGTGATTTCATGGCTGCAACAATAATTGCTTAGACAATTATTTGCATGGACAAATACTCAACACCCTGATGGGGAAATGGTTTCAGCTGCGCCCGGTGCGAGTCAGGTAGCGCTTGCGCCAGAAGAACACGGTGAGCGCCGCGGCGATCGCGGCCATGGAGCCCATGGCCCACCAGAAGCCTTCCCGCGTGTGCACGAAGGGGATGAACTCGAAGTTCATGCCGAAGATGCCGGCGATCAGGTTCAGCGGCAGGAACACGGCGGTGAGCACAGTGAGCGTGCGCATGATGTCGTTGGTGCGGTTGCTCTGCACCGAGAAGTGCATCTGCAGCACGGCCTCGGTGCTCTGCTCCAGGCGGCGCACGTGGTGCACCACGCGCTCGATGTGCTCCAGCACGTCGCGCGTGCGCACCTTGAGCAGGTCGAGCTCGCGCAGCGCGGCGGGCGTGTCGGGCTGCGGCGTCCAGGTGGAGAGGGCCTCGCTCCAGGCCTGCACGGCGGCGCGCTGGTCTTCGCAGATCTCGTCGAGCTGGTGCAGGGCCAGGCGCGCGCCGAGCAGCGCGCTCCAGTCGGTGAAGCGCGTGCTGGGCCGCAGCAGCTCGGTCTGCCAGTGGTCGAGCTGGCGCGAGAGCTCGCGGCGCAGGTCCAGGTAGTTGTCCACGATGTGGCCCACCACGCGCACCATCAGGTCGGCGGGGCTGGTGGGCAGCCGGGCGCCAGCCACGGGGCCGGCGCGCAGCTCGCGCACCACGGCCTCGGCAGGCGTGGCCGCGGGCGCGGCGGGCGCTGCCTGCGAGAGCAGCCGCGCGGCATAGGCGTCGCGCACGCCGCAGTCGCCCGGGTGCACCGACAGCAGCACCTGGTCGAACACGGCGAAGCCCACGGGGCTTGTGTCTATGCGCCGCAGCACGGGCAGGCCCCCGCGCGCGGCGGGCCGGGCCAGCGGCGCGCCGGCATCGGCCTGCGCGGTGCCCAGGCGCCGCACCACGAGCAGGTCGTACTGCGAGGTGTAGTCGTAGTGCGAGGGCAGCTGCGCGTTGAGCAGGTCGGAGACGTGCAGGTCCACGAGCTGCAGCCCCGCCACGGCCTGCAGCATGGCCTGCAGGCGCGGCAGCTCGGCGCTGAAGGCCGCGCGCGTGCAGGCGATCCAATAGAAGCCCTGCGCAGGCGGCGTCCCGGGCAGCTGCGCGAGCTCGCTGGCGCCCACGCCCGGCTGGAGGTGGAAGACCCGGAACGGCTGCGGGGATTTTTCAGGCAAATCGGCCTCCAGCGCTTGTACGGCAAGCGTGAGTAGCTCTTATTTCGTGAGCAGCCGTGCGGCGTCCAGGGCGAAGTAGGTCAGGATGCCGTCAGCGCCGGCGCGCTTGAAGGCCAGCAGCGCCTCCAACATCACCTTGTCGTGGTCCAGCCAGCCGTTGGCCGCGGCGGCCTTGAGCATGGCGTACTCGCCGCTGACCTGGTAGGCGAAGGTGGGCACCTTGAACTCGTCCTTCACGCGGCGCAGCACGTCCAGGTACGGCATGCCGGGCTTGACCATGACCATGTCGGCGCCCTCGGCCAGATCCAGCGCCACCTCGCGCAGCGCCTCGTCGGTGTTGGCCGGGTCCATCTGGTAGACGTCCTTGTTGCTGCGCCCCAGGTTGGCGGCCGAGCCCACGGCGTCGCGGAACGGCCCGTAGAAGGCGCTGGCGTACTTGGCGCTGTAGGCCATGATGCGCGTGTGGATGTGGCCGTGGGCCTCCAGCGCGTCGCGGATCGCGCCGATGCGCCCGTCCATCATGTCGCTGGGCGCCACCATGTCCACGCCGGCCTGGGCGTGGGCAAGCGCCTGGCCCACGAGGATCTCGACCGTCTCGTCGTTCAGGATGTAGCCGGTGTCGTCGAGCATGCCGTCCTGGCCGTGGCTGGTGTAGGGGTCCAGCGCCACGTCGGTCATCACGCCGAGCTGCGGGAACTCCTTCTTCAGCGCGCGCACCACGCGCGGGATCAGGCCCTCGGGGTTCAGGGCCTCCTTGCCGTCGGGCGTCTTGAGCTGCGCGTCGATGGAGGGGAACAGCGCCAGGTAGGGAATGCCGAGCCGCACGCATTCCCCGGCCACCGGCAGCAGCAGGTCCAGGCTCAGGCGCTCCACGCCGGGCATGGAAGGCACGGGCACGCGCAGCTGCGTGCCTTCGTGCACGAACACGGGGTAGATGAAGTCGTGCGGCGTGAGCCGGTTCTCGCGCACCAGGTCGCGGGTGAACGCGTCGCGGCGCAGCCGGCGCGGGCGGTTGGCGGGGAAGGGGGTGGGGCTGGACAGATGCATGGGCGTGATTGTCCCCCACATCGCCGGGCGCACGCGGTGGTAGGCTGCGCGCCATGTCCGACCCGCAGACCTTCCTCACCACCATCG
This region of Alicycliphilus denitrificans K601 genomic DNA includes:
- a CDS encoding efflux transporter outer membrane subunit, which codes for MKNQLSTPPALLHAAALAAALLALTGCADMSGIAPQARLRDAATLVDPGAPAAAVAPDWWRAFGDAQLDALVQQALDGNPGLRQAAARIARAEAFTRSARAALGPQVNASADLTRQRYSENGPYPPGQAGSILDIDTARLSGSWEIDFFGKNRAALESALGTARAARADADAARLLLAANVVHAYLQLARLQEQLQVAERTLAQRGEVLRLVQQRVSAGLDTRLELRQSEGALPEARQQIEALREQAALTRNALGALAGEPKAALALTPPALAAMQSAAIPAVLPADLLGRRPDVAAARWRVEASAQDVAVARAQFYPNVSLTAFVGLASMGLGNFVEAGSREWGVGPALRLPVFDAGRLRANLAGKSADLDAAVESYNAALLDAVRDAADQLASSASVERQIAEQRQAGEAAEAAYAIARKRYEAGLGNYLQVLSAETQVLAQRRLAVDLAARRLDAQAGVMRALGGGYAAS
- a CDS encoding MarR family winged helix-turn-helix transcriptional regulator, whose protein sequence is MKSPREEDDPAGDGTCPLSDPSLPVPFEVERSIGFQLRRITTLLGAEVERRMEPLGLTDAQWKPLLRLLLDPPGTAAALARMCHLDAGGLTRLLDRLEAKGLCQRERSLEDRRVVNIALTPEGRAVAERLPAILTGVQDELLAGFSEAEEAQLRDFLARIYANTRAMPGS
- a CDS encoding magnesium transporter CorA family protein, whose protein sequence is MPEKSPQPFRVFHLQPGVGASELAQLPGTPPAQGFYWIACTRAAFSAELPRLQAMLQAVAGLQLVDLHVSDLLNAQLPSHYDYTSQYDLLVVRRLGTAQADAGAPLARPAARGGLPVLRRIDTSPVGFAVFDQVLLSVHPGDCGVRDAYAARLLSQAAPAAPAATPAEAVVRELRAGPVAGARLPTSPADLMVRVVGHIVDNYLDLRRELSRQLDHWQTELLRPSTRFTDWSALLGARLALHQLDEICEDQRAAVQAWSEALSTWTPQPDTPAALRELDLLKVRTRDVLEHIERVVHHVRRLEQSTEAVLQMHFSVQSNRTNDIMRTLTVLTAVFLPLNLIAGIFGMNFEFIPFVHTREGFWWAMGSMAAIAAALTVFFWRKRYLTRTGRS
- the hemB gene encoding porphobilinogen synthase, with the protein product MHLSSPTPFPANRPRRLRRDAFTRDLVRENRLTPHDFIYPVFVHEGTQLRVPVPSMPGVERLSLDLLLPVAGECVRLGIPYLALFPSIDAQLKTPDGKEALNPEGLIPRVVRALKKEFPQLGVMTDVALDPYTSHGQDGMLDDTGYILNDETVEILVGQALAHAQAGVDMVAPSDMMDGRIGAIRDALEAHGHIHTRIMAYSAKYASAFYGPFRDAVGSAANLGRSNKDVYQMDPANTDEALREVALDLAEGADMVMVKPGMPYLDVLRRVKDEFKVPTFAYQVSGEYAMLKAAAANGWLDHDKVMLEALLAFKRAGADGILTYFALDAARLLTK